In Actinacidiphila yeochonensis CN732, a genomic segment contains:
- a CDS encoding glycosyltransferase family 4 protein, which yields MSSTDLSAPGQLHAVHVLGTVAGAHVSSLVGGLVARGVDVTVCGPATAEADYGFGATGARYTRVDLGRALTADAPAVAALRTAAVGAGVVHAHGLRAGLLAALALGGRRTPLVLTWHGARPPADGRAALLARWLERRAARSATTVLATTSDLVDRARRHGARDVRLAPAGVPRPAARPPRPPADGERHRQRVRSEFGAVDRPLLLAVGRLEPDAGYETLLAAAGLWAGDALQPLLVVAGDGPRAEDLRQRAAEGKLPVRFLGARDDVPELLAAADLVVLPSRWEARALIAQEALYAGVPLVASAVGGTPELVGDAAVLVPYGDAGALAAAVSELLADPERRTALSVAGRAQAATWPTEDDTVAQVLSVYDELTRA from the coding sequence GACGTCACCGTGTGCGGCCCGGCCACCGCCGAGGCCGACTACGGCTTCGGTGCCACCGGCGCCCGCTACACCCGCGTCGACCTCGGGCGCGCCCTCACCGCCGACGCGCCCGCCGTGGCGGCCCTGCGCACCGCCGCCGTCGGCGCCGGGGTGGTCCACGCGCACGGGCTGCGCGCGGGGCTGCTGGCCGCCCTGGCCCTCGGCGGCCGCCGCACCCCGCTGGTGCTCACCTGGCACGGCGCGCGGCCGCCGGCCGACGGCCGTGCCGCCCTGCTGGCCCGCTGGCTGGAGCGCCGCGCGGCCCGTTCGGCCACCACCGTGCTCGCCACCACCTCCGACCTGGTCGACCGGGCACGCCGGCACGGTGCCCGCGACGTGCGGCTGGCCCCCGCCGGGGTGCCCAGGCCGGCGGCCCGGCCGCCCCGGCCGCCGGCCGACGGCGAGCGCCACCGGCAGCGGGTGCGCTCGGAGTTCGGCGCCGTCGACCGGCCGCTGCTGCTCGCGGTCGGCCGGCTGGAGCCGGACGCCGGGTACGAGACGCTGCTGGCCGCCGCCGGACTGTGGGCCGGCGATGCCCTGCAGCCGCTGCTGGTGGTGGCCGGGGACGGCCCGCGGGCCGAGGACCTGAGGCAGCGGGCAGCCGAGGGCAAGCTGCCCGTGCGGTTCCTCGGCGCCCGTGACGACGTGCCCGAGCTGCTGGCCGCCGCCGACCTCGTGGTGCTGCCCAGCCGCTGGGAGGCCCGCGCGCTGATCGCCCAGGAGGCGCTGTACGCGGGCGTGCCCCTGGTGGCCAGCGCGGTCGGGGGCACCCCCGAACTGGTCGGCGACGCCGCCGTCCTGGTCCCCTACGGGGACGCCGGGGCGCTGGCGGCGGCGGTGTCGGAACTGCTCGCCGACCCCGAGCGGCGCACCGCGCTGTCCGTGGCGGGCCGCGCCCAGGCCGCGACCTGGCCCACCGAGGACGACACGGTGGCCCAGGTGCTCAGCGTCTACGACGAACTGACCCGGGCCTGA
- a CDS encoding glycoside hydrolase family 15 protein, whose translation MAGRIEDYALIGDMQTAALVCRDGTVDWLCLPRFDSPAVFAGLLGTDQHGFWRIGPAVPEGAGTPDATRRHYRGESLVLESEWDTDTGTVRVTDFMPPRDGAPQVIRIVEGLSGQVRMRSSLRMRFAYGQVVPWVQQVGARTVAVAGPDSVWLDTDVDTYGEDLTTYSDFTVAAGERACFTISWEPSHKPQPALPDPMAALRNTEAFWREWVAQCTYSGPYHEAVIRSLITLKALTYGPTGGIVAAPTTSLPEDIGGVRNWDYRFTWLRDAAITLSSLLRTGYREEARAWREWLLRAVAGDPENLQIMYGIAGERELGENELHWLPGYEGSRPVRIGNGAAHQLQLDVYGEVIEALHLGHMTGMARNDYASVLQLKLIDYLAKHWTEPDEGIWEVRGPRRHFTHSKVMAWVAVDRTVKLIESGEIEGPLEELRDLRDDIHADVCEKGYDKERNTFTQSYGSQELDASLLLIPQMGFLPPDDKRVIGTIEAIQRELSTSDGFILRYPTHTAADNPEENVDGLPGDEGAFLACSFWMADDLAMIGRVDEARQLFEKLLALRNDLGLLAEEWDPRLQRQVGNFPQAFSHVPLIDTALRLTAAGAIR comes from the coding sequence GTGGCAGGGCGTATCGAGGACTACGCACTCATCGGTGACATGCAGACAGCCGCGCTGGTCTGCCGGGACGGCACCGTGGACTGGCTCTGCCTGCCCCGGTTCGACTCACCGGCGGTCTTCGCCGGACTGCTGGGCACCGACCAGCACGGCTTCTGGCGGATCGGCCCCGCCGTTCCCGAGGGCGCCGGGACACCGGACGCCACCCGCCGCCACTACCGCGGCGAGTCGCTGGTCCTGGAGTCCGAGTGGGACACCGACACCGGCACCGTCCGGGTGACCGACTTCATGCCGCCGCGCGACGGCGCGCCGCAGGTCATCCGGATAGTGGAGGGCCTCTCCGGGCAGGTGCGGATGCGCTCCTCCCTGCGGATGCGCTTCGCCTACGGCCAGGTCGTCCCCTGGGTCCAGCAGGTCGGCGCCCGCACCGTCGCCGTGGCCGGCCCCGACTCGGTGTGGCTCGACACCGATGTCGACACCTACGGCGAGGACCTCACCACCTACAGCGACTTCACCGTCGCCGCCGGCGAACGGGCCTGCTTCACCATCAGCTGGGAGCCCTCCCACAAGCCGCAGCCCGCGCTGCCCGACCCCATGGCGGCGCTGCGCAACACGGAGGCGTTCTGGCGCGAGTGGGTCGCCCAGTGCACCTACAGCGGCCCCTACCACGAGGCCGTCATCCGCTCCCTGATCACCCTGAAGGCCCTCACCTACGGGCCCACCGGCGGCATCGTCGCCGCCCCCACCACCTCACTGCCCGAGGACATCGGCGGCGTCCGCAACTGGGACTACCGCTTCACCTGGCTGCGCGACGCCGCGATCACCCTCTCCTCGCTGCTGCGCACCGGATACCGCGAAGAAGCCCGCGCCTGGCGCGAGTGGCTGCTGCGCGCGGTGGCCGGCGACCCGGAGAACCTCCAGATCATGTACGGCATCGCCGGCGAGCGCGAGCTCGGCGAGAACGAGCTGCACTGGCTGCCCGGCTACGAGGGCTCCCGCCCCGTCCGCATCGGCAACGGCGCCGCCCACCAGCTCCAGCTCGACGTCTACGGCGAGGTCATCGAGGCCCTGCACCTGGGCCACATGACCGGTATGGCCCGCAACGACTACGCCAGCGTCCTCCAGCTGAAGCTGATCGACTACCTGGCCAAGCACTGGACCGAGCCCGACGAGGGCATCTGGGAGGTCCGCGGGCCGCGCCGGCACTTCACCCACTCCAAGGTCATGGCCTGGGTCGCCGTCGACCGCACCGTCAAGCTCATCGAGTCCGGCGAGATCGAAGGCCCCCTCGAAGAGCTGCGCGACCTGCGCGACGACATCCACGCCGACGTGTGCGAGAAGGGCTACGACAAGGAACGCAACACCTTCACCCAGTCCTACGGCTCCCAGGAACTGGACGCCTCCCTGCTGCTCATCCCCCAGATGGGCTTCCTCCCCCCGGACGACAAGCGCGTCATCGGCACCATCGAGGCCATCCAGCGCGAGCTGTCCACCTCCGACGGCTTCATCCTGCGCTACCCCACCCACACCGCCGCGGACAACCCCGAGGAGAACGTCGACGGCCTCCCCGGCGACGAGGGCGCCTTCCTCGCCTGCTCCTTCTGGATGGCCGACGACCTCGCCATGATCGGCCGCGTCGACGAAGCCCGACAGCTGTTCGAGAAGCTGCTGGCCCTGCGCAACGACCTCGGCCTCCTCGCCGAGGAATGGGACCCCCGCCTCCAACGCCAGGTCGGCAACTTCCCCCAGGCGTTCAGCCACGTCCCGCTCATCGACACCGCCCTGCGCCTGACCGCGGCCGGCGCCATCCGCTAG